A window of Argonema galeatum A003/A1 genomic DNA:
TTGAGGATCGTCTCCTCCATAAGCACCTTGACTTTTACCAGACTCAGTAATATTCCCATACAGCAATTTTACAGATGCACCTTTGCTCAAATCGATAACTTGTACATATTCTGCATTTTTCTGGTAAAGAGTAACTCCTCTGGAAGTTTTAACTACATCAAATCCAGGTGGAAATATAGAAGCGTTAGAAACTATCTGGGGAATTAAGGCATTAAGTAAAGAGGCACAAAAAAATGCAAATACTTGCTGTCTGTTAAAGTTTTTCATTTACCTTTTGATTCGCCAATTCAACTGCTAATTGCAATGCTGCTTTCATACTTGTCGCATCGGCAATTCCCTTACCCGCAATATCAAACGCTGTTCCGTGATCCGGGGAAGTACGGATAAATGGCAAACCGATCGTAGTATTTACGGCCCGATCGAAAGCCATCAATTTCACCGGAATCAAGCCTTGATCGTGGTACAAAGCCAGATAACCATCTGCTACCGCTGTTTTGCTGTTCCCGTACCAAGCTTGACCGGGCTTTACCCACATAGTATCGGGCGGCACAAGGCCATCAAGAATTGCGTATGGTCGGGCGTTGCGTTCCTCCTCTAACCACGGAATTAACCAATCTAGTTCTTCACGTCCTAATTGTCCCTGTTCGCCGCTGTGGGGATTTAACCCAGCAACGGCGATCCTGGGTTTGTCAATCCCAAAATCTTCGCGCAAACATTCGATCAGTAAATCAAGTTTTGCACTCATCAGTTGCGGCGTCAGCGCATCTGCCACTTGACGTAGGGGAATATGTGTGGTAGCAAGTAAAGTGCGAAGAATCCAGCCAGTGTGAGGCGATCGCGCGACAAACAACATTCCAAACCGCTCGACACCCGATCGTTCTGCTAAAAGTTCAGTTTGACCGGGATAATTATAGCCAGCAGCCTTCCAAGCCGACTTAGCGATCGGCCCCGTTACAATAGCCTGGAACTCACCAGCTAAAGCGCAACGTATCGCCCTTTCCATATAAGCAAAACTCGCCGCACCACTAGCAGCATTACCAGTTCCAGCAATAATCTGATTCAAATCACCATCTAATTCGACATCCAGGATAGATAACTGCGCCGGATCTGCCAAAAATTGCACAGAATCAGACAAATCTGCATAAATTTTGGCCAGAAGCGATCGACTACCAACCACCGTAATATCGCAATCTTGGATAACATCTGGATCTGCCAGCGCCTTCAGAATCACCTCTGGCCCGATCCCAGCCGGGTCTCCCAGCGTCACAGCCAATCGGGGACGCCGATCGCCATCCCTTAATTTTACAGACACTTCTGTAAAGAAACTTCTTTCAGCCTTCATTTTGTCCGTCTTCCCCGATTGCGTTGTGTTTGCACTCAGCACTTTGCCCCCTAACCCCCCAAATCTGGGGGGGACAAGACTGAAAGGACTTCTTCTCCCCCAGATTTGGGGGCAAGGGGGCGTGAGTCCTGTATACTACCTTTGCGGGTGTGACCGCACAGGCGTGGTAATTTATTTAACTATTGTCGTCCCAGATAACTCGATCGCGATCGCAAAGGAGCGTTTAACTAATGAGCGGAGAGATTTTGAATGCAGCGGTTTTGTCCTTCACCCTAGTTCTTGTGGGTTTAGCTATGGGCTTTTTGCTCCTAAAAATCCAAGGGTCTGAAGAATAGTCGCTTTAACCAACGGGGAGTTTGAGGGCCTCTATCCCTCTTCCCCCTTGTCCCCCTTGTCCCCCTTGTCCCCCTCTTCCCCCTTGTCCCCCCTTCCCCCTTGTCCCCTCTTCCCCTCTTCCCCTAGCCCCTAGCCCCTCTTCCCTACTATTTGCTTAATTCTGATAACATCTTAGAGAAACGTTAAGATTCATTACTAAATTTTTGGATGAGCTTATTAATTGTCGGTTCCACAGGCACATTAGGAAGACAGGTTGTCCGTCGCGCCCTAGATGAAGGATACGAAGTCCGCTGCTTAGTCCGCAGCGTCAAGAAAGCAGCTTTCTTAAAAGAATGGGGCGCATCTCTCGTGCGTGGTGACCTCAGCGACCCCGAAAGCCTACCCCCAACCTTGGAAGGCGTAACAGCAGTTATCGATGCTGCAACCGCCCGACCTACAGATTCCCTCAGCATCAAACGGGTAGACTGGCAAGGCAAGGTAGCGCTGATCCAAGCCGCCAAATCCGCCGGTATAGAGCGTTTTATCTTCTTTTCCATTCTCGACTCTGAGAAATATCCCCACGTACCCTTGATGGAGATTAAGCAATGTACTGAAATCTTTTTGACAGAGTCTGGATTAAATTACACTATCCTGAGACCCTGCGGCTTTATGCAAGGGTTGATCGGTCAGTACGCAGTTCCCATCTTAGAAAAACAGTCAGTATGGGTCACCAGCCAGACCTCTCCGATTGCCTACATGGATACCCAAGACATCGCCAAATTTGCGATCCGCGCCCTCTCCGTTCCCGAAACTGAAAATAGAACTTTTCCAATCGTGGGGACACGGGCCTGGAGTGCCGATGAAATAATTAGCCTGTGCGGGCGCTTGTCGGGACAAGAAGCAAAGGTAACGCGCCTACCCCTGGGCTTAATGCGTGCTGTTCGCCAAATGGCGCGGTTTTTTCAGTGGGGCTGGAATTTAGCCGATCGGCTAGCCTTTGCAGAAGTTTTAGCTTCTGATAAACCCTTAAATGCTTCAATGGAAGAGGTTTATACTGTATTCGGCCTAGACCCCCAAGAAACAACTACCCTAGAAGCCTACTTACAAGATTACTTCAGTCGAATTTTGAAGAAACTCAAAGAATTAGATTATGAACAGGCTAAAACTAAAAAGAAATCAAAAAGACAATCCTTAAGATTTTAGACGAATGGCACGAAGATTGAGATAATGTCTCTAATCTTACTCATGGTTCGCGGTTTATCTGATGAGGGGTTCGGAAGAACTACGAACCATCAACAAGAAACATTCCTCAAAACTTCGCCAGCCATTCGATTTTCGGCTCCCTTCTCATACATCAACTTTCGATTATAAACCTGGACTTTTTTGCGTGCCCAAAGCTGGGATTATCTACAACGACCTTAAACCTGTAGCTTGTCGCGTTGCTGGTGAGTTAAAAAACCAGCTCGCAGCTGCCGGTTGGGATGTCTGCTTGACGACTGGTAGTAGCGGCATACTTGGCTATGCGCGTCCCGAAAGCCCAGTTTACCACACGCCCATAGAGCTTTTAACACCTCCTGGTTTCGACGAAGAAATGAGCTTTGCGGTGGTGTTAGGCGGAGATGGCACGGTTCTAGCCGCATTTCGCCTGGTGGCACCCAGTGGCATTCCGCTGCTGACTGTGAACACAGGCCACATGGGA
This region includes:
- a CDS encoding PetM family cytochrome b6-f complex subunit 7, with translation MSGEILNAAVLSFTLVLVGLAMGFLLLKIQGSEE
- the pdxA gene encoding 4-hydroxythreonine-4-phosphate dehydrogenase PdxA → MKAERSFFTEVSVKLRDGDRRPRLAVTLGDPAGIGPEVILKALADPDVIQDCDITVVGSRSLLAKIYADLSDSVQFLADPAQLSILDVELDGDLNQIIAGTGNAASGAASFAYMERAIRCALAGEFQAIVTGPIAKSAWKAAGYNYPGQTELLAERSGVERFGMLFVARSPHTGWILRTLLATTHIPLRQVADALTPQLMSAKLDLLIECLREDFGIDKPRIAVAGLNPHSGEQGQLGREELDWLIPWLEEERNARPYAILDGLVPPDTMWVKPGQAWYGNSKTAVADGYLALYHDQGLIPVKLMAFDRAVNTTIGLPFIRTSPDHGTAFDIAGKGIADATSMKAALQLAVELANQKVNEKL
- a CDS encoding SDR family oxidoreductase, with protein sequence MSLLIVGSTGTLGRQVVRRALDEGYEVRCLVRSVKKAAFLKEWGASLVRGDLSDPESLPPTLEGVTAVIDAATARPTDSLSIKRVDWQGKVALIQAAKSAGIERFIFFSILDSEKYPHVPLMEIKQCTEIFLTESGLNYTILRPCGFMQGLIGQYAVPILEKQSVWVTSQTSPIAYMDTQDIAKFAIRALSVPETENRTFPIVGTRAWSADEIISLCGRLSGQEAKVTRLPLGLMRAVRQMARFFQWGWNLADRLAFAEVLASDKPLNASMEEVYTVFGLDPQETTTLEAYLQDYFSRILKKLKELDYEQAKTKKKSKRQSLRF